A part of Deltaproteobacteria bacterium genomic DNA contains:
- a CDS encoding alpha-hydroxy-acid oxidizing protein, with product MFRSLAPPEYLATIDRVKCIRCKRCIQNCGWGVYSWGGDKVLIDTFKCVKCLRCYHYCPEEAIEIKDNPTKFKQNAYWGYHNIRNIKKQAETGGIPLTGMGSDLPYTILFDNLLIDACQVTNPSIDPLREPMELRTYLGKKPSSVKIEKGKDGKLKLAEPAPPQIKLEVPIIFSPMSYGSISLNAQKVLATAARECGIVMNTGEGGLHEDLVPYRKNIIVQVASGRFGVNPDYLNAGVAVEIKIGQGAKPGIGGHLPGEKIPLEVAKTRMIPVGTDALSPAPQHDIYSIEDLRQLIYAIKEATNYKPVSVKIAAVHNVAAIASGIVRAGADIVYLDGFRGGTGAAPSIIRDHLGIPIEHALAAVDDRLRQEGIRNEASIIAAGGIRSSADVAKAIALGADAVGIGTAALITMGCTTCGKCYTGNCSWGITTQRPELTARLDPEVYAERLINLIHAWTHELKEILGALGINSIESLRGNRERLRGVGLDSFTLDILGVKPAGR from the coding sequence ATGTTCAGAAGCCTTGCCCCGCCTGAGTATCTGGCGACGATAGACAGGGTAAAATGCATAAGGTGCAAGAGGTGCATCCAGAACTGCGGCTGGGGGGTATACTCCTGGGGCGGTGATAAGGTCCTCATAGACACCTTCAAATGCGTGAAGTGCCTCAGGTGCTATCACTACTGCCCCGAGGAGGCCATAGAGATAAAGGACAACCCCACGAAGTTCAAGCAGAACGCCTACTGGGGATACCACAATATCAGGAACATCAAGAAACAGGCGGAGACGGGCGGCATACCCCTTACGGGCATGGGGAGCGACCTCCCTTACACGATACTTTTCGATAACCTCCTCATCGACGCCTGCCAGGTCACCAACCCCTCCATCGACCCCCTTCGTGAGCCGATGGAGCTACGGACCTATCTCGGCAAGAAGCCGTCGAGCGTGAAGATAGAGAAGGGGAAGGACGGAAAGCTCAAGCTCGCGGAACCTGCTCCGCCCCAGATAAAGCTCGAGGTCCCGATAATCTTCTCCCCCATGTCCTACGGCTCCATAAGCCTCAATGCCCAGAAAGTGCTCGCGACCGCAGCCAGGGAGTGCGGCATAGTAATGAACACGGGCGAGGGCGGATTGCACGAGGACCTCGTGCCGTACAGGAAGAACATCATCGTGCAGGTCGCATCCGGCAGGTTCGGCGTGAACCCGGATTACCTGAACGCGGGCGTGGCCGTGGAGATAAAGATAGGCCAGGGCGCAAAACCCGGCATAGGCGGCCATCTCCCCGGAGAGAAGATCCCCCTCGAGGTAGCGAAGACCAGGATGATACCAGTGGGCACGGACGCGCTCTCTCCCGCGCCCCAGCACGACATCTACTCGATAGAGGACTTAAGGCAGCTCATATACGCCATAAAGGAAGCCACTAACTACAAGCCCGTCTCGGTCAAGATAGCAGCGGTTCATAACGTTGCGGCCATCGCCTCGGGCATCGTCCGGGCAGGCGCGGATATCGTGTACCTGGACGGCTTCAGGGGCGGCACGGGCGCAGCGCCTTCCATCATAAGGGACCACCTCGGCATACCCATAGAGCACGCGCTCGCGGCGGTCGACGACAGGCTCAGGCAGGAGGGCATAAGGAACGAGGCCTCCATCATAGCCGCCGGAGGCATAAGGTCGAGCGCTGATGTCGCCAAGGCCATCGCCCTCGGCGCGGACGCGGTCGGAATAGGGACGGCCGCACTCATCACGATGGGCTGCACCACATGCGGCAAGTGCTACACCGGGAACTGCTCCTGGGGCATAACCACCCAGAGGCCCGAGCTCACGGCCAGGCTCGACCCCGAGGTCTACGCCGAGAGGCTAATAAACCTCATACACGCGTGGACGCACGAGCTGAAGGAGATACTCGGCGCCCTCGGCATAAACTCCATAGAGAGCCTGAGGGGCAACCGCGAGAGGCTCCGCGGAGTTGGGCTCGACTCCTTTACTCTCGACATCCTGGGCGTAAAGCCGGCGGGCAGGTAG
- the tyrS gene encoding tyrosine--tRNA ligase, producing MEPRKQIEVIKRGVAGIISEEELFKKLEGSAKTGKPLRVKAGFDPTAPDLHLGHTVLIRKLKDFQDLGHQVLLLIGDFTGMIGDPTGKNETRKPLTAEEVRKNASTYTSQAFKILDEKKTEVVFNSEWMGRLGSVDMINLASRYTVARMLERDDFQKRYSEGRPIAIHEFIYPLIQGYDSVVLKADIELGGTDQLFNLLVGRELQREMGQEPQVVITTPLLEGTDGVQKMSKSLGNYIGITEPPGEIFGKVMSISDELMMKYYELLSSAPAERTGEIRAGKVHPRDAKESLAKELTARYWGEAEADKAAADFRALFSRKETPEDIEAVEIVNYPNRGILTAMKCAGLAETTSEARRLVEQGGVRVDGSKVTDWKMELPAGKEVLIQVGKRFFRKVSFA from the coding sequence ATGGAACCCAGAAAGCAGATCGAGGTAATTAAAAGGGGTGTGGCCGGGATAATCTCCGAGGAGGAGCTCTTTAAGAAGCTCGAAGGCTCGGCGAAAACCGGAAAGCCCTTGAGGGTCAAGGCCGGGTTCGACCCCACCGCGCCTGACCTCCATCTGGGGCACACGGTCCTCATACGGAAATTGAAGGACTTCCAGGACCTCGGACACCAGGTGCTTCTCCTCATAGGCGACTTCACCGGCATGATAGGCGACCCGACCGGCAAGAACGAGACGAGGAAGCCCCTTACCGCCGAGGAGGTCAGGAAAAACGCCAGCACCTATACCTCGCAGGCCTTCAAGATACTCGACGAGAAAAAGACCGAGGTGGTCTTCAATAGCGAATGGATGGGCCGCCTGGGTTCCGTTGACATGATTAACCTGGCATCGAGGTATACGGTTGCCCGGATGCTCGAAAGGGACGACTTCCAGAAGAGGTACTCGGAAGGGAGGCCCATAGCCATACATGAGTTCATCTATCCTCTTATCCAGGGCTACGACTCCGTGGTCTTGAAGGCGGATATCGAGCTCGGCGGCACTGACCAGCTCTTCAACCTGCTTGTCGGGAGGGAGCTTCAGAGGGAGATGGGACAGGAGCCGCAGGTGGTCATAACCACCCCGCTCCTCGAGGGCACGGACGGCGTACAGAAGATGAGCAAGTCGCTCGGGAACTATATCGGCATAACCGAGCCGCCCGGAGAGATCTTCGGCAAGGTAATGAGCATCTCGGATGAGCTGATGATGAAGTACTATGAGCTCCTTTCGAGCGCCCCGGCAGAGAGAACCGGGGAGATACGGGCCGGGAAGGTGCATCCCAGGGACGCCAAGGAGTCCCTTGCGAAAGAGCTTACGGCAAGGTACTGGGGAGAGGCCGAGGCAGATAAGGCCGCAGCCGATTTCAGGGCTCTTTTTTCAAGAAAGGAGACTCCTGAAGATATAGAGGCCGTGGAGATAGTGAATTACCCGAACAGGGGCATTCTTACGGCCATGAAGTGCGCGGGCCTTGCGGAGACCACATCCGAGGCCCGTAGGCTTGTGGAGCAGGGCGGTGTAAGGGTGGACGGCAGCAAGGTCACGGACTGGAAGATGGAGCTTCCGGCGGGCAAAGAGGTGCTCATACAGGTGGGCAAGAGGTTCTTCAGGAAGGTCTCGTTCGCATAG
- a CDS encoding 4Fe-4S binding protein: MSLKITEDCVACGVCLPECPVNAISEGDIYVIDPNLCIECKGHFDTPKCAEVCPVDCCVPA; this comes from the coding sequence TTGTCTCTTAAGATCACAGAAGATTGCGTTGCCTGCGGGGTCTGTCTGCCGGAGTGCCCTGTTAATGCCATTTCAGAAGGGGATATATACGTAATCGACCCCAATCTCTGCATCGAGTGCAAGGGCCATTTCGACACCCCGAAGTGCGCTGAGGTTTGCCCGGTCGATTGCTGCGTGCCTGCCTAA
- a CDS encoding cell division protein ZapA, whose amino-acid sequence MKKVAELRIFGHKLLVKSEEGEEYIRAVEDYLNTKIEEVKENTKAVSTLDLALLAALNITGEVIKTKEMLERLGRKSEELAQKINGRLVS is encoded by the coding sequence TTGAAGAAGGTCGCTGAGCTCAGGATATTCGGCCACAAGCTCCTTGTCAAAAGCGAAGAAGGCGAAGAATATATCCGCGCTGTCGAGGATTACCTGAACACTAAGATAGAGGAGGTAAAGGAGAACACAAAAGCGGTATCTACCTTGGACCTGGCGCTTTTAGCCGCCCTGAACATAACGGGCGAGGTCATCAAGACAAAGGAGATGCTCGAAAGGCTGGGAAGGAAATCCGAAGAGCTTGCTCAAAAGATAAACGGAAGGCTGGTTAGTTAA
- a CDS encoding 5-formyltetrahydrofolate cyclo-ligase — translation MARSAEKALLRGELLEERRRLPFEEVRKLSSMAEKRFLSTGFYRESRRIALYSSFGNEVLTDEIFAAAMRDGKEVFYPRIVRPGGVECGFENTRLLRFFRVWSLDELSAGSYELREPHAGNQASDASGLDLIVVPGVAFDEQGGRLGFGKGYYDAALASAGCPKIALAYEFQVVKVNIPLEPHDVPVSAIVTEKRIIVTKASGGAQKGGARRV, via the coding sequence ATGGCGAGGTCTGCCGAAAAAGCGCTCCTTAGAGGCGAGCTTCTCGAAGAGAGAAGAAGGCTCCCGTTCGAAGAGGTCCGGAAACTGAGCTCTATGGCGGAGAAGCGGTTCCTATCCACGGGCTTTTACCGGGAATCGCGCCGAATCGCCCTCTATTCGAGCTTCGGTAACGAGGTCCTGACCGACGAGATCTTCGCCGCGGCCATGAGGGACGGCAAGGAGGTCTTCTATCCAAGGATAGTCCGACCGGGGGGCGTGGAATGCGGCTTCGAGAATACACGCCTGTTAAGGTTCTTCAGGGTATGGAGCCTCGACGAGCTTTCCGCCGGGTCGTATGAGCTACGCGAGCCTCATGCCGGTAACCAGGCATCCGACGCGAGCGGCCTGGACCTCATAGTCGTCCCGGGGGTAGCGTTCGACGAGCAGGGCGGAAGGCTCGGTTTCGGCAAAGGCTACTATGACGCGGCGCTCGCATCGGCCGGTTGCCCGAAAATCGCCTTGGCTTACGAGTTCCAGGTAGTAAAAGTGAATATCCCCCTCGAGCCCCACGACGTGCCGGTCTCGGCGATAGTGACCGAGAAGCGGATTATCGTGACGAAGGCTTCCGGGGGGGCGCAAAAGGGCGGAGCGCGGCGCGTTTAA
- a CDS encoding aldehyde dehydrogenase family protein, with protein sequence MMVLSLFIGGERMNSGDVLEVRSPYDGSLVGKTFLADDAQIEVALASSETSFQKLKKMPAYRRSEIIAAVARGIEDRGEELARLITLESGKPVRDARAEVRRAVTTFQLASEEAKRLGGEIIPLDISPGSEGRFGIVRRFPVGPVLGISPFNFPLNLVAHKVAPAMASGNPILLKPSPKTPITALILGEIVAGAGWPAGGLNIINCTNEQAGRIWKDERIRKLTFTGSAKVGWALKALAGERKVTLELGGNAGVIVHGDADIEFAARRCALGAFSNAGQVCISVQRIYVEKGVFQEFRGRFLANCKALKTGDPLDETTDVGPMIDEAAAKRAEEWVLEAVAGGARIITGGRRQGNMMEPTVLTDTSPSMRVCSEEVFAPVVSLEPYAAFEEAIGQVNRGRYGLQAGVFTRDMGRIFEAFERLDVGGVVANDLPTYRVDNMPYGGVKMSGFGREGVRYAIEEMTEPRLLVVSY encoded by the coding sequence ATGATGGTCTTGAGCCTGTTTATCGGGGGAGAGCGGATGAACTCCGGCGACGTACTGGAGGTGAGGAGCCCGTATGACGGGAGCCTCGTGGGGAAGACGTTCCTTGCGGACGACGCCCAGATAGAGGTGGCGCTCGCCTCTTCCGAGACATCTTTCCAGAAACTTAAAAAGATGCCCGCGTACAGGCGCTCGGAGATAATAGCCGCGGTCGCCCGAGGCATAGAGGATCGCGGAGAGGAGCTTGCCCGCCTCATCACCCTCGAATCCGGTAAGCCCGTAAGGGACGCCAGGGCAGAGGTAAGAAGGGCGGTTACGACATTCCAGCTCGCATCCGAGGAGGCGAAGAGGCTCGGGGGCGAAATAATACCGCTGGATATCAGCCCCGGCTCCGAGGGGAGGTTCGGGATCGTAAGGAGGTTCCCGGTCGGCCCGGTCCTGGGGATATCCCCCTTCAACTTCCCCTTAAACCTTGTGGCCCATAAGGTCGCGCCTGCGATGGCCTCCGGGAACCCTATACTCCTTAAGCCCTCGCCAAAGACCCCGATTACGGCCCTCATCCTCGGGGAGATAGTGGCAGGGGCCGGCTGGCCCGCCGGCGGGCTCAATATCATAAACTGCACGAACGAGCAGGCCGGGAGGATATGGAAGGACGAGAGGATTCGGAAGCTCACCTTTACCGGGAGCGCGAAGGTGGGCTGGGCCTTGAAGGCCCTGGCGGGAGAGAGAAAGGTCACCCTCGAGCTCGGCGGCAATGCCGGGGTGATCGTCCACGGGGACGCGGACATTGAGTTCGCGGCAAGGAGGTGCGCGCTCGGGGCCTTCTCCAACGCCGGTCAGGTATGCATATCGGTCCAGAGGATATATGTCGAAAAGGGCGTATTTCAGGAGTTCAGGGGCAGGTTCCTCGCGAACTGCAAGGCATTGAAGACCGGCGACCCGCTCGACGAGACGACCGATGTCGGGCCCATGATAGACGAGGCCGCGGCAAAAAGGGCAGAGGAATGGGTGCTCGAGGCCGTTGCCGGCGGAGCGAGGATAATCACCGGCGGCAGGCGGCAAGGGAACATGATGGAGCCCACCGTGCTTACGGATACGAGTCCCTCGATGAGGGTCTGCTCAGAGGAGGTATTCGCGCCGGTCGTTTCCCTTGAGCCTTATGCCGCGTTCGAGGAGGCGATAGGACAGGTGAACAGGGGGCGCTACGGGCTCCAGGCCGGCGTATTCACCAGGGATATGGGCAGGATATTCGAGGCATTCGAGCGCCTCGATGTCGGCGGGGTGGTTGCGAACGACCTTCCGACCTACAGGGTGGACAACATGCCCTATGGCGGGGTAAAAATGAGCGGCTTTGGCAGGGAAGGGGTAAGATATGCGATAGAGGAGATGACCGAGCCGAGGCTTTTGGTGGTAAGTTATTGA
- a CDS encoding TIGR00282 family metallophosphoesterase gives MEEVKVLFIGDIVGRPGRLAVRELLPKLVGRHSPDLVVANGENSAGGFGITPEIAEELKKLQINVITTGNHIWDKKEIYDYIRSEPRLIRPANYPAGAPGNGWGVYETPSGLKVGVVNLMGRVFMECLECPFRAGMDIVKRLKAETPIVIIDMHAETTSEKTALAWHLDGLASAVIGTHTHVQTSDERVLSGGTAFITDAGMTGPTDSVIGMKKETVLERFLRQMPVKFDVATKGIELQGVAVTIGASDGRARSIERIKEPLEREG, from the coding sequence ATGGAAGAGGTAAAGGTATTATTCATCGGGGATATCGTGGGGCGGCCCGGAAGGCTTGCGGTAAGGGAGCTTTTGCCGAAGCTCGTTGGGAGGCATTCGCCCGACCTTGTCGTGGCGAACGGGGAGAACTCGGCTGGCGGCTTCGGCATAACGCCCGAGATAGCGGAGGAGCTTAAAAAGCTCCAGATAAACGTCATCACCACCGGGAACCACATCTGGGACAAGAAGGAGATATACGACTACATACGCTCGGAGCCGAGGCTTATACGCCCCGCCAACTACCCTGCCGGCGCGCCGGGGAACGGGTGGGGCGTTTACGAAACACCCTCCGGCTTAAAGGTGGGCGTTGTAAACCTCATGGGCAGGGTCTTCATGGAGTGCCTTGAGTGCCCGTTCAGGGCAGGAATGGATATAGTAAAGAGGCTCAAGGCCGAGACGCCGATAGTCATTATCGACATGCACGCCGAGACGACCTCGGAGAAGACGGCCCTGGCATGGCACCTTGACGGGCTCGCAAGCGCGGTTATCGGCACGCACACGCACGTGCAGACGTCCGATGAAAGGGTGCTCTCCGGCGGTACGGCGTTCATAACCGACGCGGGCATGACCGGCCCGACGGATTCAGTCATAGGGATGAAGAAGGAGACGGTACTCGAAAGGTTCCTACGGCAGATGCCTGTAAAGTTTGACGTGGCTACTAAGGGAATAGAGCTTCAGGGCGTGGCCGTCACCATAGGCGCCTCCGACGGGAGGGCAAGGTCGATAGAGCGTATAAAAGAGCCGCTTGAAAGGGAAGGCTGA
- a CDS encoding 4Fe-4S dicluster domain-containing protein, giving the protein MLETTLNFKLLEMCSKCGACYSICPSCMNIPGYDPREVIRDILSGNHERWLSSRHIWECLECHYCVEICYQHYGFENAMTALRMVATKKGMHPPQVKRGWEMFVKTGKLGEPALPARKKLGLPEPKASGGDEFRKLYALLKEKRSGAGETKSQEATSKN; this is encoded by the coding sequence ATGCTCGAAACCACGCTCAATTTCAAGCTCCTCGAGATGTGCTCCAAATGCGGCGCGTGCTATTCGATATGCCCGTCCTGCATGAACATCCCCGGCTACGACCCGAGGGAGGTCATAAGGGACATACTCTCCGGGAACCACGAGAGATGGCTCTCCTCCCGCCACATCTGGGAGTGTCTGGAATGCCACTATTGCGTCGAGATATGCTACCAGCACTACGGCTTCGAGAACGCCATGACCGCGCTTCGCATGGTGGCAACTAAAAAGGGCATGCACCCGCCGCAGGTCAAGAGGGGCTGGGAGATGTTCGTCAAGACCGGCAAGCTCGGCGAGCCGGCCCTGCCGGCCCGGAAGAAGCTCGGGCTCCCGGAGCCGAAGGCCTCGGGCGGTGACGAGTTCAGGAAGCTCTACGCGCTCTTGAAAGAGAAGCGCTCCGGGGCCGGGGAAACGAAATCACAGGAGGCGACCTCTAAAAACTAG
- a CDS encoding glutamine amidotransferase family protein, translating to MTDRGNGLGAGYAAYGIYPEFKDFYAFHIMYDEPSVRRTVEEVLKASYHIEKIEEIPTSPVKTIPISPLLVRYFVEPLKEKLVGDVLESDFVVSTVMRVNSEIEGAYIFSSGKNMGAFKGVGNPCDIAEFFRMDEYEGYIWTAHTRFPTNTPGWWGGAHPFTLLDWSIVHNGEISSYGINKRYLEMYGYKLTLLTDTEVAAYLLDLLIRRHGLSIPVACSALASPFWKNIDRMDEGEREALTALRLTYGSALLNGPFSILFGHSKGLVGINDRIKLRPLVAAIKDDITYMASEESAIRAICPAPEKVWAPRAGDPVIVDLED from the coding sequence ATGACCGACAGGGGTAACGGCCTCGGCGCCGGGTACGCCGCGTACGGCATATATCCCGAGTTCAAGGACTTCTACGCCTTCCACATAATGTACGACGAGCCTTCGGTCAGGCGCACCGTCGAGGAGGTCCTTAAGGCCAGCTACCATATCGAGAAGATCGAGGAGATACCCACGAGCCCTGTAAAGACCATACCCATAAGCCCGCTGCTCGTCAGGTACTTTGTCGAGCCTTTGAAGGAAAAGCTCGTGGGCGATGTGCTGGAGTCCGACTTCGTGGTCTCCACGGTCATGAGGGTCAACTCCGAGATAGAGGGCGCCTACATATTCAGCTCCGGTAAGAACATGGGCGCCTTCAAGGGCGTGGGAAATCCCTGCGATATTGCCGAGTTCTTCAGGATGGATGAGTACGAAGGCTATATCTGGACCGCGCACACGAGGTTCCCGACCAACACGCCTGGCTGGTGGGGCGGCGCTCACCCGTTTACGCTCCTCGACTGGTCCATAGTGCATAACGGCGAGATATCGTCGTACGGGATAAACAAGAGATACCTCGAGATGTACGGCTACAAGCTTACGCTCCTTACGGACACCGAGGTCGCGGCCTATCTCCTCGACCTCCTCATAAGGAGGCACGGGCTTTCGATACCGGTGGCCTGCTCGGCGCTCGCCTCGCCCTTCTGGAAGAACATAGACCGCATGGACGAGGGTGAGAGGGAAGCGCTTACCGCATTGAGGCTCACCTACGGTAGCGCGCTCCTTAACGGGCCGTTCTCCATACTCTTCGGGCACAGTAAGGGGCTCGTGGGCATAAACGACAGGATAAAGCTCAGGCCGCTCGTGGCCGCGATAAAGGACGATATAACATACATGGCCTCCGAGGAGTCGGCAATTAGGGCCATATGCCCCGCGCCCGAGAAGGTATGGGCTCCCAGGGCCGGAGACCCGGTCATAGTGGACCTCGAGGACTGA
- a CDS encoding CoB--CoM heterodisulfide reductase iron-sulfur subunit B family protein produces the protein MREFAVFWGCTIQARFPFIEKSTRLVLESFGLPYRDIDGFTCCPEKSLVNNIDRGAFVLTAARNVALVDELGLDLVSPCTGCVSNLSTVKGELNSSPREKAEVNGLLREVGREFKGTSKLQHLVPFFHDTVGIHKIKQKIKRDFTGMRIALHYGCHMIRPSHALKNDDPLNPVKFDNIIRGLGAESLQFLTKLMCCGQGLDRVDAHDRALDFARVKLKELKAIGADALVLCCPSCFLQFDNNQFLMEKEGEKLGVPIIYFTELLGLALGYNAAELGMTSHRIDCSPFISKWEALSNRPSPSASMEAGLTGPSALG, from the coding sequence ATGAGAGAATTCGCAGTTTTCTGGGGCTGCACCATACAGGCCCGCTTCCCTTTCATTGAAAAGTCCACCCGCCTTGTCCTCGAGAGCTTCGGGCTCCCTTACAGGGACATAGACGGGTTTACCTGCTGCCCGGAGAAGTCTCTGGTCAATAACATCGACCGGGGGGCGTTCGTGCTCACGGCCGCAAGGAACGTCGCGCTCGTCGACGAGCTCGGGCTCGACCTTGTAAGCCCGTGCACGGGCTGCGTATCCAACCTTTCGACGGTCAAGGGCGAGCTGAATTCCAGCCCTCGCGAGAAGGCCGAGGTGAACGGACTCCTTCGCGAGGTGGGTCGCGAGTTCAAGGGGACCTCGAAGCTCCAGCACCTCGTCCCTTTCTTCCACGATACCGTGGGAATACACAAGATAAAACAGAAGATAAAAAGGGATTTTACAGGCATGAGGATAGCGCTCCACTACGGCTGTCACATGATAAGGCCCTCCCATGCCCTTAAAAATGACGACCCGCTCAATCCCGTCAAGTTCGACAACATAATACGGGGCCTCGGGGCCGAGAGCCTCCAGTTCCTCACAAAGCTCATGTGCTGCGGACAGGGGCTCGACAGGGTGGACGCCCACGACAGGGCCCTGGACTTCGCGCGCGTGAAATTGAAGGAGCTAAAGGCCATAGGCGCGGACGCGCTCGTCCTATGCTGCCCATCGTGCTTCCTCCAGTTCGACAACAACCAGTTCCTAATGGAGAAGGAAGGGGAGAAGCTCGGGGTGCCGATAATCTACTTCACCGAACTCCTCGGCCTGGCCCTGGGCTACAATGCCGCCGAGCTCGGGATGACAAGCCACAGGATAGATTGTTCGCCTTTCATCTCGAAATGGGAGGCCCTCTCAAATAGGCCCTCGCCCTCGGCCAGCATGGAGGCCGGGCTTACCGGCCCTAGCGCGCTGGGCTAA
- the rny gene encoding ribonuclease Y, producing the protein MEISTIVIVAVIAVFAIIIGVGIGFALKRKMENASLDAGRKTAEAIVADAKKEAENVRKSAELEAKDILFEGKAEFEKETRERRKELQSLEKRVQQKEENLDKKFEAIDRREAEFQKREKTLAAQEKKIKDMEAEIEGLIAEQKTRLEALAGISAEEAKRMLVEQMENEAKHEAGKLIKRIEEETKAEADKKAKDIIALAIQRYSGEYVAERTVSVVNLPNDEMKGRIIGREGRNIRAIEAATGIDVIIDDTPEAVILSGHNPVRREIAKQSLERLITDGRIHPSRIEEIVSKVESEVNQAIMEAGERAIFDTGLHGIHKEIQKLIGRLKFRTSYAQNVYSHSMEVAFICGVMASELGLPAKTARRVGLLHDIGKAVDHEVEGPHAAIGAELAKKYGESGKIVAAIGQHHDDTPENIFGILVQAADTLSAARPGARREMLESYIKRLDDLEKIAKGFGGVEKAYALQAGREVRVIVETQAVNDDGAVVLSKDIAKKIEKELTYPGQIKVTVIRESRAVEFAK; encoded by the coding sequence ATGGAAATATCGACCATCGTCATCGTTGCGGTTATAGCTGTCTTTGCGATTATCATAGGGGTCGGGATCGGTTTCGCCTTAAAAAGGAAGATGGAGAACGCGAGCCTCGATGCCGGCAGGAAGACCGCTGAGGCTATCGTGGCCGACGCCAAGAAGGAGGCCGAGAACGTAAGAAAGTCGGCCGAGCTCGAGGCCAAGGACATATTATTCGAGGGCAAGGCCGAATTTGAAAAAGAGACGAGGGAGAGGAGAAAGGAGCTCCAGTCCCTTGAAAAAAGAGTACAGCAGAAAGAGGAGAACCTCGACAAGAAATTCGAGGCAATAGACCGGAGGGAGGCCGAGTTCCAGAAGAGGGAAAAGACCCTTGCCGCCCAGGAAAAAAAGATCAAGGACATGGAGGCCGAGATAGAGGGCCTCATCGCCGAGCAGAAGACCAGGCTCGAGGCCCTGGCGGGCATCTCCGCCGAGGAGGCCAAGAGGATGCTCGTCGAGCAGATGGAGAACGAGGCCAAGCACGAGGCCGGAAAACTCATAAAGAGGATAGAGGAAGAGACCAAGGCCGAGGCCGACAAGAAGGCCAAGGACATAATCGCGCTCGCCATCCAGAGGTACTCCGGCGAGTACGTGGCCGAAAGGACCGTCTCGGTCGTGAACCTGCCGAACGACGAGATGAAGGGCCGCATCATAGGCAGGGAGGGCCGTAACATCCGCGCCATCGAGGCCGCGACCGGCATAGACGTCATAATAGACGACACGCCCGAGGCCGTCATACTCTCCGGCCACAACCCCGTGAGGAGGGAAATCGCGAAGCAGTCGCTTGAGCGCCTCATCACCGACGGCCGTATACACCCTTCGAGGATCGAGGAGATAGTCTCGAAGGTCGAATCAGAGGTCAACCAGGCCATAATGGAGGCCGGGGAGAGGGCGATATTCGATACCGGCCTCCACGGTATCCACAAGGAAATACAGAAGCTCATAGGAAGGCTCAAGTTCAGGACGAGCTACGCGCAGAACGTCTACTCGCACTCCATGGAAGTGGCCTTCATCTGCGGGGTAATGGCTTCCGAGCTCGGGCTCCCGGCAAAGACCGCGAGGAGGGTCGGGCTCCTCCATGACATCGGCAAGGCCGTTGACCACGAGGTCGAGGGACCGCACGCCGCAATCGGCGCCGAGCTTGCCAAGAAATACGGCGAGTCAGGGAAGATAGTCGCCGCCATAGGCCAGCACCATGACGACACGCCCGAGAACATATTCGGCATACTGGTTCAGGCCGCCGATACGCTCTCGGCCGCGAGGCCCGGCGCAAGAAGGGAGATGCTCGAGAGCTACATAAAGCGCCTCGACGACCTTGAAAAGATAGCGAAAGGCTTCGGCGGAGTGGAGAAGGCGTATGCCCTTCAGGCCGGAAGAGAAGTCAGGGTCATAGTCGAGACCCAGGCGGTTAACGACGACGGCGCAGTCGTCCTCTCAAAGGACATAGCAAAGAAGATAGAAAAAGAGCTCACCTACCCCGGACAGATAAAAGTGACCGTCATACGGGAATCCAGGGCAGTAGAGTTCGCGAAGTAA